In Paenibacillus sonchi, a single genomic region encodes these proteins:
- a CDS encoding DinB family protein produces the protein MQTFFRYNWMVREEWYKWCEDLTEEEQLKPRVGGVGGILKTLFHIADVEWSWIMVMQGKPDFQEDFARFSSLEKVRELDARFRPEVESFVLNWNEGLERKIFADTQKDGSVVTHAWGEIMRHMIAHEIHHIGQLSVWAREAGKQPPSANVIGKGLVDSLPGRG, from the coding sequence ATGCAGACGTTTTTTCGCTATAACTGGATGGTACGGGAAGAGTGGTACAAGTGGTGTGAGGATTTGACGGAGGAGGAGCAGCTGAAGCCGCGCGTCGGCGGGGTCGGCGGGATTCTGAAGACTCTGTTTCATATTGCCGATGTAGAGTGGAGCTGGATTATGGTGATGCAGGGCAAACCTGATTTTCAGGAGGATTTTGCCCGGTTCAGCAGCCTGGAGAAGGTAAGAGAACTGGATGCCCGCTTCCGGCCGGAGGTGGAGTCCTTTGTATTGAACTGGAATGAGGGACTGGAACGGAAGATTTTTGCCGACACACAAAAGGATGGATCCGTGGTAACACATGCCTGGGGCGAGATTATGCGCCATATGATTGCCCACGAAATTCATCATATCGGGCAGCTCTCCGTGTGGGCCAGAGAAGCCGGCAAGCAGCCACCGTCCGCCAACGTAATCGGCAAGGGACTAGTGGACAGTCTGCCCGGCAGAGGGTAA
- a CDS encoding AAA family ATPase, giving the protein MYSRIHIMGASGAGTSTLGRALAEHLPHVHLDSDDYFWEHKYTRQTELTERLRTIQRDLDQQEPYILSGAVCGWGDGLRPRFDLVVFLRIPPEIRLERLRMRENERYGADSLPGGSMYQEVQTFMEWAALYDTAGPEVRSRVLHEEWMSHLQCPVLRLEEDMTVAARVEAVLREYDAKTIQ; this is encoded by the coding sequence ATGTACAGCAGAATTCATATCATGGGGGCTTCGGGAGCGGGAACCAGCACCCTGGGGCGGGCTTTGGCCGAACATTTGCCGCATGTCCATTTGGACAGCGACGATTATTTCTGGGAACATAAATATACTCGACAGACAGAGCTTACTGAAAGATTGCGGACGATCCAGCGTGATCTTGATCAACAAGAGCCTTATATTTTGTCGGGTGCGGTCTGCGGATGGGGGGACGGGCTGCGTCCGCGCTTTGATCTGGTTGTTTTTTTGCGGATTCCGCCGGAAATCCGGCTAGAACGCCTGAGAATGAGGGAGAATGAACGTTATGGTGCGGACAGTCTGCCTGGCGGCAGCATGTATCAGGAGGTGCAGACTTTTATGGAGTGGGCGGCTTTATATGATACGGCAGGCCCGGAAGTCAGAAGCCGGGTGCTGCATGAGGAATGGATGTCACACTTACAGTGCCCTGTGTTAAGGTTGGAAGAAGATATGACCGTGGCTGCGCGTGTGGAGGCTGTACTGCGGGAGTATGATGCTAAAACAATCCAATAA
- a CDS encoding ATP-binding cassette domain-containing protein, with amino-acid sequence MQIVLKDICKTFKVYKRPEGKWGLLKGAFMRNVTQVEALAGIGFEIAEGELVGYIGPNGAGKSTTVKVMSGILTPDNGECTIMGKVPWKNRVEHVSKIGVVFGQRSQLWWDVPVADSFDVLKDIYAIPAGDYKTRLAELTATLGVETLLKTPVRQLSLGQRMRCELVAALLHRPKILFLDEPTIGLDAVSKLALRTFLKEENRKYGVTMVLTTHDMDDIEALCERVMVIGHGQLLYDGRLGGLQEKYAPEVITKVNTDAMIAAMYNDLSLV; translated from the coding sequence ATGCAAATTGTACTCAAAGATATCTGTAAAACCTTTAAGGTGTATAAACGGCCCGAAGGAAAATGGGGGCTGCTGAAGGGGGCTTTTATGCGCAATGTGACGCAAGTGGAAGCGCTGGCTGGAATCGGCTTTGAGATTGCCGAAGGCGAGCTTGTGGGATACATCGGGCCCAACGGTGCCGGCAAATCCACTACGGTCAAGGTGATGAGCGGCATCCTCACACCCGACAATGGCGAATGCACCATTATGGGCAAGGTTCCCTGGAAGAATCGTGTGGAGCATGTCTCCAAGATCGGCGTTGTGTTCGGGCAGCGGTCCCAGCTGTGGTGGGACGTGCCGGTGGCGGACTCCTTTGACGTGCTGAAGGATATTTACGCGATACCCGCCGGGGATTATAAAACAAGACTTGCTGAGCTAACGGCAACCCTTGGGGTGGAAACGCTTTTAAAAACACCTGTCAGACAGCTGTCCCTGGGGCAGCGGATGCGCTGCGAGCTGGTAGCCGCCCTTCTGCACCGGCCCAAAATCCTCTTCCTGGATGAGCCGACCATCGGGCTTGATGCCGTATCCAAGCTTGCGCTGCGCACCTTTTTAAAAGAAGAAAACCGCAAATACGGGGTAACCATGGTCTTGACCACCCATGATATGGATGACATTGAAGCGCTCTGCGAGCGGGTGATGGTCATCGGGCATGGACAGCTGCTGTATGACGGACGGCTTGGCGGCCTGCAGGAGAAATATGCTCCCGAGGTAATTACGAAGGTAAATACGGATGCTATGATTGCTGCCATGTATAATGACCTGTCATTGGTTTAA
- a CDS encoding NAD-dependent malic enzyme codes for MSIATTMIIRLEIRKSVATFGDVASRLAAVGGDIVAIDVIRAGKDVTTRDITVNVQDAANEEIITVLTDMPGIKVINISDRTFLAHIGGKIEITPKMPIKNREDLSLVYTPGVARVCMAIAEDPGRAYSLTMKRNTVAVVTDGTAVLGLGDIGPEAAMPVMEGKAMLFKQLADIDAFPLCLGTKDPEEIIRVVKAVTAGLGGINLEDISSPRCFEIERRLSAELDIPVFHDDQHGTAVVALAGLLNALKVVGKRLEDCRIVVVGIGAAGVSICRLLLAAGARKLYAVDRAGILHKGQTYDNAEWSWLAEATNPEGLTGGLTEAMQGADVFIGVSSGGILSVDHLKSMAEDNIVFAMANPIPEIEPELAESYARVVATGRSDYPNQINNVLCFPGIFRGALDCRAKVVNLEMKLAAAQAIASVVHPDELNEQYIIPSIFNEKVVEGVREAVIRAAIATGMARRLPPDISE; via the coding sequence ATGTCGATTGCGACAACGATGATTATTCGGCTGGAAATCCGCAAGTCAGTAGCGACCTTTGGGGATGTGGCGTCGAGACTGGCTGCGGTTGGTGGCGATATTGTGGCCATTGACGTGATACGCGCAGGCAAGGATGTGACTACACGGGATATTACGGTCAATGTGCAGGATGCTGCGAATGAAGAGATTATTACGGTGCTTACGGACATGCCGGGGATTAAGGTTATCAATATATCGGACCGGACTTTTCTTGCCCATATCGGCGGCAAAATTGAGATTACCCCCAAGATGCCGATCAAGAACCGGGAAGATCTGTCACTGGTCTATACGCCGGGTGTGGCGCGTGTCTGCATGGCGATTGCTGAGGACCCGGGCAGAGCCTATTCGCTTACGATGAAAAGAAATACGGTAGCCGTCGTGACCGACGGCACAGCAGTGCTGGGGCTGGGCGATATCGGACCGGAAGCGGCGATGCCGGTAATGGAAGGGAAGGCGATGCTGTTCAAGCAATTGGCAGATATCGATGCTTTTCCGTTATGCCTGGGTACCAAAGATCCGGAAGAAATTATCCGTGTTGTGAAAGCGGTTACCGCCGGGCTTGGCGGCATCAACCTGGAAGACATCAGCTCTCCGCGCTGCTTCGAGATTGAACGGCGGCTGTCCGCTGAATTGGATATTCCGGTGTTTCATGACGATCAGCATGGGACGGCGGTTGTAGCTTTGGCCGGTCTTTTGAATGCGCTGAAGGTAGTCGGCAAAAGGCTAGAGGACTGCCGGATCGTCGTGGTTGGCATCGGGGCAGCGGGTGTGTCGATTTGCCGTCTGCTGCTGGCGGCGGGGGCACGGAAGTTGTATGCGGTTGACCGGGCAGGCATTCTGCACAAGGGACAGACGTATGACAATGCCGAGTGGAGCTGGCTTGCCGAAGCCACCAATCCCGAGGGGCTGACCGGAGGGCTGACGGAGGCGATGCAGGGGGCAGATGTGTTCATCGGGGTATCCAGTGGAGGCATTCTGAGCGTGGATCATCTGAAAAGTATGGCGGAGGACAACATCGTGTTTGCCATGGCGAACCCGATCCCTGAGATCGAACCGGAGCTGGCCGAGTCTTATGCCCGGGTCGTGGCGACAGGAAGAAGTGATTACCCGAATCAGATCAATAATGTGCTTTGTTTTCCGGGGATATTCCGCGGGGCGCTGGACTGCAGGGCCAAGGTGGTCAATCTGGAAATGAAGCTGGCTGCGGCTCAGGCGATTGCTTCGGTGGTTCATCCGGACGAGCTCAATGAGCAGTATATCATTCCGAGTATTTTTAATGAAAAAGTGGTTGAAGGCGTACGGGAGGCGGTTATCCGGGCCGCAATCGCAACAGGTATGGCCCGCAGGCTTCCGCCTGATATTTCGGAGTAA
- a CDS encoding ABC transporter permease, which translates to MNFRSTCKACISLFRIRMAEGLQYRASAISGVFVSVFWGLLECVLFTVFYTYSDNGAWNNNGLALPQTISYVWLAQGLFVLQTMSIDSEIMGKINNGDVGVELCRPLNLYTHWFVKSSAGKLGTSWLRSLATILTGLLMPAGYALGAPASALGFACFLLSVVMAFVLCSSFAMFVTAIRLNITWGDGPTYMLLLFSGILSGTYLPLRLWPDFMQTFLYLQPFGGFADIPVQLYVGSLTPSAALPAIGLQFFWSAVFIAAGRTIMNHKLRSIIVQGG; encoded by the coding sequence ATGAATTTCCGGAGTACCTGCAAGGCTTGCATTTCCCTCTTCCGCATACGTATGGCCGAAGGATTGCAGTACCGTGCTTCCGCCATATCCGGCGTGTTCGTCAGCGTGTTCTGGGGACTGCTGGAATGCGTGCTGTTTACCGTGTTTTATACATACAGCGATAACGGCGCCTGGAATAACAACGGGCTTGCTTTACCGCAAACCATATCCTATGTGTGGCTCGCCCAAGGGCTGTTTGTGCTGCAAACGATGAGCATTGACAGTGAGATTATGGGTAAAATCAACAACGGCGATGTCGGAGTCGAGCTGTGCCGCCCCCTGAATCTGTACACACACTGGTTCGTCAAAAGCTCGGCGGGCAAGCTGGGCACCTCCTGGCTCCGCAGCCTTGCCACCATCCTGACCGGTCTTCTGATGCCTGCGGGTTACGCACTTGGTGCCCCGGCTTCCGCTCTTGGCTTTGCCTGTTTTCTGCTGTCTGTCGTGATGGCCTTTGTGCTGTGCTCCTCTTTTGCCATGTTCGTGACGGCGATAAGGCTGAATATCACCTGGGGCGACGGGCCTACGTATATGCTGCTGCTGTTCAGCGGAATCCTGTCCGGCACTTATCTTCCGCTCCGGCTCTGGCCTGACTTCATGCAGACCTTTCTCTATCTCCAGCCGTTTGGCGGGTTTGCGGATATCCCGGTTCAGCTCTATGTCGGCAGTCTGACGCCATCCGCTGCACTGCCTGCAATTGGCCTGCAGTTCTTTTGGAGTGCCGTCTTTATCGCGGCTGGACGAACCATCATGAACCATAAACTCCGAAGCATTATCGTACAGGGAGGGTGA
- a CDS encoding ABC transporter substrate-binding protein, whose amino-acid sequence MKLHSQFLKLHSHHGGPAEIPVTLDELAHTLGCTHRNALHIINKMAGLAWITWTPSRGRGKRSKLTFLADAEEIALESMKQAISSRDFGSAIEGIRGHARSSSLQNTLEGWLLAYFGHHSEIRSNKQIDTLRLPVNQKLHTFDPLYMNLLAESFVSSHVFDGLVGRSSERGIVPGLAHAWDVDGSRTGWTFHLRKEVLFHHGKVLSAEDVVYSLQRLIQTSQRTLYSSIFKEITGVEALNSTTVRIVLRKPNELFLPFLCTSRAAIVPRDMESGPGGAFGRRPVGTGPFKLVEISGELCVLEVFPYYYQGRAHLDRVEILHVPFGIEQAQPDTASAFHVIPNPSTADASSWSRIHSESYVRKFVTCNTKKNGPLSDPLLRADILSCLSEAAPPIDPGTPEMLPGPLQIATIPQYLGDAEYIASRLIRHGYACSVLSVSPEEFKGPVRLQSDLIVFSLLRDQDEELRLFDLYQTLAQHVEPGIRAGIEGMLNLIAGQPDPGARGEGFKRIEDKLTRDHQLHILYEKPVQTAYLPSVRGVTFNSQGWVDLRHLWFPRV is encoded by the coding sequence ATGAAGCTGCACAGCCAATTTTTGAAGCTCCATTCCCATCACGGAGGGCCGGCGGAAATCCCGGTTACACTAGATGAGCTGGCGCACACCCTGGGCTGCACCCACCGCAATGCCCTGCATATTATCAATAAAATGGCCGGACTGGCCTGGATCACCTGGACCCCCAGCCGGGGCCGGGGCAAGCGCTCGAAGCTGACGTTCCTTGCGGATGCGGAGGAGATCGCCCTGGAATCCATGAAGCAGGCAATCAGCAGCAGGGACTTCGGCAGCGCCATCGAAGGCATTCGGGGACATGCCCGCTCCTCCTCGCTTCAGAATACGCTGGAGGGCTGGCTGCTGGCTTATTTCGGGCATCATTCCGAAATCCGCAGCAACAAACAGATTGATACGCTGCGGCTGCCGGTTAACCAGAAGCTGCATACCTTTGACCCGCTGTATATGAATCTGCTGGCGGAGTCTTTTGTATCCAGCCATGTTTTTGACGGACTGGTGGGGCGAAGCAGCGAACGGGGCATTGTTCCCGGCCTGGCCCACGCCTGGGATGTGGATGGCAGCCGCACCGGATGGACATTTCACCTGCGCAAGGAAGTCCTGTTCCATCATGGAAAGGTGCTGTCCGCCGAGGATGTGGTCTATTCACTGCAGCGGCTGATACAGACCTCGCAGCGGACGCTCTACAGCTCCATTTTCAAGGAAATTACCGGGGTGGAGGCCTTGAATTCTACAACGGTGCGCATCGTTCTGCGGAAGCCGAATGAGCTGTTTCTTCCGTTCCTGTGCACCAGCCGGGCAGCGATTGTTCCGCGTGATATGGAATCCGGTCCAGGGGGTGCCTTTGGCCGGAGGCCGGTTGGCACCGGGCCCTTCAAGCTGGTGGAGATAAGCGGGGAGCTCTGCGTGCTGGAGGTATTCCCTTATTATTATCAGGGGCGGGCCCATTTGGACCGTGTGGAAATTCTTCATGTGCCGTTTGGCATAGAGCAGGCGCAGCCGGATACGGCTTCTGCCTTTCATGTCATCCCGAATCCTTCCACAGCGGATGCCTCCTCCTGGAGCCGGATTCATTCCGAATCCTATGTACGCAAGTTTGTCACCTGCAACACCAAAAAAAACGGGCCCTTAAGCGATCCCCTGCTCCGCGCGGACATTCTGTCTTGTCTGAGTGAAGCGGCCCCGCCAATTGATCCCGGTACTCCAGAGATGCTGCCAGGTCCCCTGCAGATTGCTACCATTCCGCAATATCTGGGGGATGCCGAGTATATCGCCTCCCGGCTGATCCGGCACGGCTATGCCTGCAGCGTCCTGTCCGTTTCGCCGGAGGAATTCAAAGGCCCTGTGCGCCTGCAGTCTGACCTCATCGTCTTCTCTCTGCTCCGAGATCAGGACGAGGAGCTGCGGCTGTTCGATCTGTATCAGACGCTGGCACAGCATGTGGAGCCTGGCATCCGTGCCGGCATAGAGGGCATGCTGAACCTCATCGCAGGCCAGCCCGATCCCGGAGCGAGAGGCGAGGGCTTCAAGCGGATTGAGGACAAGCTGACGCGGGATCATCAGCTGCATATTCTGTACGAAAAGCCGGTCCAGACCGCTTATCTGCCTTCCGTGCGCGGCGTAACTTTCAACAGCCAGGGCTGGGTGGACCTGCGGCATTTGTGGTTTCCGCGCGTATAA
- a CDS encoding ABC transporter permease, which translates to MNRRMIAEGKIYFKYLRMHLLSGMEYKGWWLMLIQVLVVVISDPIATVLLFSRFGNIGEWTVAHIILVYALAVASFGLAESLCRGFDYFPWQMLRSGDFDRLLLRPRSLFVQVAASRFHLHRLVRPVTGVCAAGWALSELGVTLTPGKIAILVMALAGGCIMYCGVFVLTSGLAFFTIKGLDWIYLLTNASYQITRCPEPYMPRALKSMFSFVLPMLFISFYPAATVCGWDYPQWLGYLALPAGAAFLGFSLLVWRFGVRHYKSTGS; encoded by the coding sequence GTGAACAGAAGGATGATCGCTGAAGGCAAAATCTATTTCAAATACTTGCGGATGCACCTGCTGTCGGGCATGGAATACAAAGGCTGGTGGCTGATGCTGATCCAGGTGCTGGTCGTGGTCATCTCGGACCCGATTGCGACTGTGCTGCTCTTCTCCCGCTTCGGCAATATCGGAGAATGGACGGTGGCCCATATTATTCTGGTCTATGCGCTGGCGGTCGCTTCCTTTGGTCTGGCGGAGAGTCTGTGCCGGGGCTTCGATTATTTCCCCTGGCAGATGCTGCGCTCCGGCGACTTCGACAGGCTGCTGCTCCGTCCCCGCTCCCTCTTCGTCCAGGTGGCGGCGTCCAGATTCCATCTGCACCGTCTGGTCCGCCCCGTTACAGGAGTCTGCGCGGCAGGCTGGGCGCTCTCGGAGCTTGGCGTTACCCTTACCCCGGGGAAGATCGCTATTCTCGTCATGGCGCTGGCAGGAGGGTGCATTATGTACTGCGGGGTATTCGTGCTTACCTCGGGGCTTGCGTTCTTTACCATCAAAGGCCTGGACTGGATCTATCTCCTGACCAATGCGAGCTACCAGATCACCCGCTGTCCCGAGCCTTACATGCCGAGAGCACTAAAAAGCATGTTCAGCTTTGTGCTGCCCATGCTTTTTATCAGCTTCTACCCTGCGGCCACGGTATGCGGCTGGGATTACCCGCAGTGGCTGGGATACCTCGCCCTTCCTGCCGGTGCGGCATTCCTGGGCTTTTCGCTGCTGGTCTGGCGTTTTGGGGTGAGGCATTATAAGAGTACAGGAAGCTGA
- a CDS encoding Crp/Fnr family transcriptional regulator produces MSVIGDVELLRQYPVKNEVVSMGESLLLAAGRALVLKEFEENTALLRFLVGELSHKMYTLGQTTALNLLYPLENRFASYLLSLFADSGGQRVEEIRTSTLAETADLLGTSYRHLNRIVRRFVEEGIVERKKGSLSVLDQNKLVQLANGNLYE; encoded by the coding sequence ATGTCGGTCATTGGAGATGTGGAGCTGCTGCGCCAATATCCGGTCAAAAATGAAGTAGTGTCCATGGGCGAAAGCCTCCTGCTGGCGGCCGGAAGAGCGCTGGTTCTGAAGGAATTTGAGGAAAATACAGCCCTGCTGCGTTTCCTGGTAGGGGAGCTGAGCCACAAAATGTATACGCTGGGCCAGACCACGGCACTGAATCTGCTCTATCCGCTGGAAAACCGTTTTGCCAGCTATCTGTTATCCCTGTTTGCGGACAGCGGCGGGCAGCGCGTGGAGGAGATCCGTACGTCTACACTTGCGGAAACGGCAGATTTGCTCGGGACCAGCTACAGGCATCTTAACCGGATCGTGCGCCGTTTTGTGGAGGAAGGTATTGTTGAACGCAAGAAGGGCAGCCTGAGTGTGCTGGACCAGAACAAGCTGGTTCAATTGGCGAACGGCAATCTCTATGAATAA
- a CDS encoding DUF4153 domain-containing protein: MVIKVLTGLGISLPLLLIVTSLLSSADGVFHELLAGIPQMLERLSFGEGFARLLWVLLLGTGMFGLLWGFVDHKVYVWNPKPELNMEDGPSAESLNELLPQPLTLKVDPVILTTILTVINTVYVLFVSLQFSYLFGAWDGILPEGSTYADYARSGFLELILVTSINFVLLLLSLHSTGPAAARLRTIVNFLLYILVLCSVVMLYSAYSRLALYEEAYGYTYIRFLVHAFMIFLGLLLVLAAVRISRVHFPLAPCCLALGLFSYVLINYIGMDHIIAKQNIQRYETSGILDTSYLSRLSPDVTPLLIDFSRQDNGRLDEILREKWDNRTQDARPWPSFNAAKFRAERALEQYFAE; the protein is encoded by the coding sequence GTGGTGATCAAAGTGCTGACCGGGCTGGGAATCTCTTTGCCGCTGCTGCTGATTGTAACCTCGCTGCTCTCCTCGGCGGACGGTGTGTTCCATGAGCTGCTGGCAGGGATTCCGCAGATGCTGGAACGGCTCTCTTTTGGCGAAGGGTTTGCGCGGCTGCTGTGGGTGCTCCTGCTGGGAACAGGCATGTTCGGCCTTCTCTGGGGGTTTGTCGATCACAAGGTGTATGTGTGGAACCCGAAGCCGGAGCTGAATATGGAGGACGGGCCATCGGCGGAGTCGCTCAATGAGCTGCTTCCCCAGCCTTTGACGCTGAAGGTGGACCCGGTGATTCTCACAACTATTCTGACCGTCATCAATACGGTATACGTACTGTTCGTAAGCTTGCAATTCTCTTACCTTTTTGGTGCCTGGGATGGCATTCTGCCGGAGGGCAGCACCTATGCCGATTATGCGCGCAGCGGTTTTTTGGAGCTGATTCTGGTGACTTCGATCAATTTCGTTCTGCTGCTGCTGTCCCTGCATTCGACTGGCCCGGCGGCAGCCCGGCTGCGCACAATCGTAAATTTCCTGCTCTACATCCTGGTGCTCTGTTCTGTGGTTATGCTCTATTCCGCCTATTCCCGGCTGGCCCTGTATGAAGAAGCTTACGGATATACCTACATCCGGTTCCTGGTGCATGCGTTTATGATTTTTCTCGGACTGCTGCTGGTGCTGGCGGCGGTGCGGATCAGCCGGGTGCATTTTCCGCTTGCTCCGTGCTGTCTGGCTCTCGGGCTGTTCTCCTACGTGTTAATAAACTATATTGGCATGGATCACATTATCGCGAAGCAGAATATCCAGCGCTATGAGACAAGCGGCATCCTCGACACCAGCTATTTATCCAGGCTGTCACCGGACGTTACGCCGCTGCTGATCGACTTCAGCAGGCAGGACAACGGCAGGCTGGATGAGATTCTGCGTGAAAAATGGGACAACCGGACGCAAGACGCGCGGCCATGGCCATCTTTTAATGCAGCGAAGTTCCGTGCGGAGCGGGCGCTGGAGCAGTATTTTGCCGAATAG
- a CDS encoding DUF4256 domain-containing protein, whose amino-acid sequence MTASSNNDIKLSPEQREGLLETLKARFEKNMNRHQGLEWANVQAKLEAQPDKLWPLHEMERTGGEPDVVGHDDETGEYIFYDCSAESPKGRRSVCYDREALESRKEHKPHNNAIEMAAAMGIDLLTEAQYREMQKLGKYDLKTSSWVKTPESIRTLGGAVFCDRRYDTVFMYHNGAESYYGARGFRGSLRV is encoded by the coding sequence ATGACAGCCAGTTCAAACAACGATATTAAATTGTCTCCGGAACAACGTGAGGGACTGCTTGAAACTTTGAAAGCCCGTTTTGAGAAAAACATGAACCGTCATCAAGGTCTTGAATGGGCTAATGTACAAGCGAAACTTGAAGCTCAACCGGACAAGCTATGGCCGCTTCATGAAATGGAAAGGACTGGCGGTGAACCGGATGTTGTTGGTCATGACGATGAGACGGGCGAATACATTTTTTATGATTGTTCAGCGGAAAGTCCGAAAGGCCGCAGAAGTGTATGCTACGACCGTGAAGCGCTGGAGTCGCGCAAAGAACATAAGCCGCACAATAATGCGATAGAAATGGCGGCTGCTATGGGCATTGATCTTTTAACAGAAGCACAATACCGGGAGATGCAGAAGCTTGGGAAATATGATTTGAAGACGTCCAGCTGGGTGAAAACACCTGAAAGCATCAGAACACTCGGTGGAGCCGTCTTTTGCGACCGCCGCTATGACACGGTCTTTATGTACCACAATGGAGCAGAATCCTATTATGGCGCCAGAGGGTTCCGCGGCTCCCTAAGGGTCTAG
- a CDS encoding GNAT family N-acetyltransferase, giving the protein MVTIKEIEFESLGALNRLYDELIGGPTDPQKLEAAFQSVKADSRYILLGAFVDGELLGSMMGIICQDLVGDCRPFMVIENVVVSSRARRQGLGKKLIAALEAAAHEKDCYYIMFVSGEKRKEAHIFYEAMGYREEKVEGYRKHLSSH; this is encoded by the coding sequence ATGGTCACTATTAAGGAAATTGAATTCGAATCACTAGGCGCATTGAACAGGCTCTACGATGAGCTGATCGGTGGCCCCACGGACCCGCAGAAGCTGGAAGCGGCCTTTCAGTCGGTTAAGGCGGACAGCCGTTACATACTGTTAGGCGCTTTTGTAGACGGGGAGCTGCTGGGCTCGATGATGGGCATCATCTGCCAGGACCTTGTTGGCGATTGCCGTCCGTTTATGGTGATTGAGAACGTGGTAGTTTCTTCGCGGGCACGGCGCCAGGGCCTCGGTAAAAAGCTGATAGCTGCCCTGGAGGCCGCCGCTCACGAAAAAGACTGCTACTACATCATGTTCGTCTCCGGGGAGAAGCGGAAGGAAGCGCATATTTTTTATGAAGCGATGGGCTACCGGGAAGAAAAGGTGGAGGGATACCGTAAGCATTTGAGCTCGCATTGA